The DNA sequence CGCCTGTCGGGTGGCGAGCAGCAGATGCTGGCGATGGCGCGGATCCTCCGCACGGGCGCCAAGCTGCTGCTGCTCGACGAGATCACCGAAGGCCTGGCGCCCGTGATCGTCAAGAAGCTCGGCGAGGTGCTGCGCCTGCTCAAGACCCGCGGCTACACGATCCTGCTGATCGAGCAGAACTTCCGCTTCGCCGCGCCGCTGGCCGACCGCCACATCGTGCTGGAGCACGGCTCCATCGTCGCGACCGTGACCAAGGAAGCGCTGCCCTCGCAGACCGAGATGCTGCACCAGATGCTCGGCGTCTGAGTCCGTCCACCCGCACCCACACACCGTCATTCCTGCGCAAGCGGGAATGACGATCTGTTGAAGACGATCTGTTTTTTCTCAGGAGACAACCATGACCTCGAAACCCGCACTCAAGACCCTGTTCCAGGCCGTCGGCCTCGCCCTCGCCACCATCGGCGCCGCTTCGGCCCAGGTGTCGGACGGCGTCGTCAAGATCGGCGTGCTGACCGACCTCTCGGGCGTCTACTCGGACGTGGCCGGCAAGGGCACCGTCGTCGCCACCCAGATGGCCATCGACGACTTCAACGCCAAGGAAAAGCCGTCCTTCAAGATCGAGGTCGTCTCCGCCGACCACCAGAACAAGGGCGACATCGCCGCCAACAAGGCCCGCGAGTGGTTCGAGCAAGGCAAGGTCGACACCGTCTCCGAACTGGTGACGACCTCGGTCGCGCTGGCCGTGCAGAAGATCGCCAAGGAAAAGAACCGCATCGCGCTGATCTCGGGCGCCGCCTCGACCCGCGTGACCAACGAGGACTGCAACGACGTCACCGTCCACTGGACCTATGACACCTACGCGGTCGCCAACGGCACCGCCAAGGCCGTCACCAAGGCCGGTGGCAAGAAGTGGTTCTTCCTGACCGCTGACTACGCCTTCGGTCACTCGCTGGAAAAGGACGCGGGCGACGTGGTCAAGGCCAACGGCGGTGAAGTCGTCGGCGCCGTGCGTCACCCGTTCCCGGGCTCGGACTTCTCGTCCTTCCTTCTGAAGGCGCAGTCCTCCGGCGCGCAGATCATTGGTCTCGCCAACGCCGGCGGCGACACGATCAACTCGATCAAGCAGGCCGCCGAGTTCGGCGTCACCCCGAAGCAGCAGCTCGCCGGCCTGCTGATGTTCATCACCGACGTGCACTCGCTCGGCCTGAAGACCACGCAGTCGATGTACCTGACGGAAGGGTTCTACTGGAACCTCAACGACGACACGCGCGCCTGGTCCAAGCGCTTCTTCGACCTGCACAAGCGCATGCCGACGATGGTCCAGGCGGGACAGTACTCGTCCGTCATGCACTACCTGAAGGCGGTCAAGGCCGCGGGCACGGATGACACCGCCAAGGTGATGACCCAGATGAAGAAGACGCCGGTCAACGACTTCTTCGCCAAGAACGGCACCATCCGCGACGACGGCCGCATGGTCCACGACATGTACCTGCTGCAGGTCAAGAAGCCGGCCGAGTCGAGCACGCCCTGGGACTACTACCACGTGCGCGCCACCATCCCGGCGGCCGAGGCCTTCCAGCCGCTGTCGGCGTCGAAGTGCCCGCTGGTGGCCAAGAAGTAACAGAGCCCACGCGCAAGCGGCCCTCCCCGCCCCGTCATTCCCGCGCAAGCGGGAACCCACGCCCGCCACTGCCGGCCGCTGTCTGCTGTCTGCGTGGGTGCCCGTTCGCGCGGGCATGACGGGTGGGGCCGGGGACGGCATTCCTTTCTTCCATCACCACGGAAAGTCGTCATGGAAATCTTCGGTATTTCGTCCCAGGCGCTGTTCGGCCAGCTCTTGCTCGGGCTCATCAACGGCTCGTTCTACGCCGTGCTGAGCCTCGGGCTCGCGGTCATCTTCGGCCTGCTCAACATCATCAATTTCTCGCACGGTGCGCTCTACATGATCGGCGCGTTCGTCGCGTGGCTGGGTCTGGAGTACTTCGGCATCAACTACTGGGCGGCGCTGATCCTGTCGCCGCTGGTCGTTGGCGTGCTCGGCATCGTCATCGAGCGGCTGCTGCTCAAGCACCTCTACAAGCTCGACCACCTCTACGGCCTGCTGCTGACCTTCGGTCTGGCGCTGATCGGCGAGGGCGTGTTCCGCAACCTCTACGGCAGTTCGGGCCAGAGCTACCCGGTGCCGGAAATCCTGCAGGGCGGCGTGGACCTGGGCTTCATGTTCATGCCGCTGTACCGCGGCTGGGTCGTGGTCGCCGCCTTGAGCGTCTGCGCCATCACCTGGTACCTGATCGAGCGCACCCGGCTCGGCGCCACGCTGCGCGCCGCGACCGAGCGGCCCGAGCTGGTGCAGGCGCTCGGCATCAACGTGCCGGTGCTGGTCACCGTGACCTACGGCGCCGGGGTCGCGCTGGCGGCGTTTGCCGGCGTGCTGGCCGCGCCGGTGGTGCAGGTCAATCCGCTGATGGGCTCCAACCTGATCATCGTCGTGTTCGCGGTGGTGGTGATCGGCGGCATGGGCTCGATCCTCGGCTCCATCGTCACCGGGCTGGGCCTGGGCATCGTCGAGGGGCTGACCAAGGTGGTCTACCCCGAGGCGTCGGCGGTGGTGATCTTCGTGATCATGGTCGTGGTGCTGCTGCTGCGCCCGGCGGGTCTGTTCGGCAAGCAGGCGTGACGCCGCAAAGGCACAAAGGTACCAACCCCATGAAACCCGTTGTTGCATCCTCGAAATCCCAGGCTGGTCTGATGTTCGGCCTGCTGCTGGTGGCTGGTCTGGTCGCGCCCTTCGTGGCCTACCCGACCTTCCTGATGAAGCTGCTCTGCTTCGCGCTGTTCGCCAGCGCGTTCAACCTGCTGCTGGGCTTTGCCGGCCTGCTGTCGTTCGGCCACGCGGCCTTCTTCGGCGGCGCGGCCTACGTCTGCGCCTGGCTGGTGAAGGAAGCGGGCTGGTCGCCGGAGCTGGGGCTGGTCGCCGGCACGCTGGTCGGCGGTGGCCTGGGCGCCATCTTCGGCTGGGTGGCGATCCGCCGCGCCGGCATCTACTTCGCGATGATCACGCTGGCGCTGGCGCAGCTGGTGTTCTTCCTGGCGCTGCAGCTGCCGTTCACCGGCGGCGAAGACGGCCTGCAGGGCGTGCCGCGCGGCAAGCTCTTCGGTCTCGTCGACCTGAGCGACAACACGGCGATGTACTACTTCGTCTTCGCGGTGTTCTTCGCCGGCTTCGCGCTGATCTACCGCACGGTGCATTCGCCCTTCGGGCAGGTGCTCAAGGCGATCCGCGAGAACGAGCCCCGCGCCATCTCGCTGGGCTACCAGGTCGAGCGCTACAAGCTGGTCGCCTTCGTGATCTCGGCCGCGATGGCCGGGCTGGCGGGCTCGATGAAGGCGCTGGTGTTCCAGCTGGCCTCGCTCACCGACGTGCACTGGCACATGTCCGGCGAGGTGGTCCTGATGACGCTGCTGGGCGGCCTGGGCACCATCCTCGGCCCGGGTGTCGGCGCAGCGGTCATCGTCGCGCTGGAGAACGAGCTGGCGGACAAGGTCGGCTCCTGGGTCACGGTGATCATGGGCTCGATCTTCGTGATCTGCGTGCTGGCCTTCCGGCGCGGCATCGTGGGCGAACTCAAGGCGCTGCGCGAGCGCATCAACTGATCCGATCCGGAGCATCCCCATGAACGATCTCAATGGCCATGACGTCGAAGACCTCTCGGTCGGCATGACCGCGACCTTCTCCAAGACCATCACCGAAGCCGACATCGTGCTCTTCGCCGGCGTGTCCGGCGATGGCAACGCGATCCACACCAACGAGGAGTTCGCGTCGCAGACCCCGTTCAAGGGCCGCATCGCCCACGGCTTCCTCACGGCCAGCGTCATCTCGGCCGCGGTTGCCAACAAGCTGCCCGGCCCGGGGGCGATCTACCTCGACCAGCGCCTGAGCTTCAAGGCGCCGGTGCGGCCGGGCGACACGGTGCATGCGACCGTGCGCGTGAAGGAGGTCATGCCCGAGCGCGGGCGGGTGCTGCTGGAGACGACCTGCACGGTGCGCGGGATAGTCGTGATCGACGGGGAGGCGCTGATCAAGGTGGGGTCGAGCGCGAAGCGGCAGGCGAAGGCGGCGGCCAGCGCAGCCGCGGTCACGGGGTGACGGTTCAGCGGAGATCGGTCCAGGCGGCGGTGCCGTCGGGAATGCGGTCACGTGTCTGGCAGCGCTGCAGGGCGCGGCAACGCGGGTTGGCATCGCCTCCCTCGAAGTAGTAGCGCGCCTTCTCCCAGGTCCGGTGCCCGATGCGCTTGCCCAGCGACCGGGCGACCACATCCCCGTCCTCGAAATGGATGCCGCCATAGCGGCGTGACCAGCCGGCCTGGTTCGCTGCAGACACGAAGCTGGGGTAGCGCCAGCGGTGCACGCCGATGAGTTCCGGTGCTTCGACGAGGGTGGGTTTCCAGGCTGCGGCAAAGGGGTCGTAGGTCGCTTCATATCCGAAGCGGGACGAGCCGGTCACCATCTTGAGCGCTTGTGCGCTGGCTGCACTGAACCCGCTGTGCCCCGACACATATTCGGGAAAGGCCGGCGTGAGCGGGTGGTTTGGGTTGTTCGTCGGGTTGTAGGGCAGCCATTCCTCTCCTGGAAGTTCGCGGTTGTAGCCCCAGGGCTGGCCGGTGACCGGGTGCGGACGGTCATCCCAGGGAGTGTCCGGCCCACCCCAGGCCAGCACGGTGCGCCCACGCATCACGTGGCGCACGGCGGTGATCGGCCGCACATAGTCGTGCACGTACTTCAGGTGCCAGATCACGATGCCGGCATCGAAGGAGGCGTTGTGCAGCACGAAGAACAACTTGACCGATGCGTCCAGCGACAGGCGGTCGCGCCGGACCACGAAGTGCGCCAGTTCACCGAAATGCCCGGGTGGCAGGTAGGAGAACGGCCCATCGGCCCAGAACTCGACGATGGCCTTGCGGTTGCCATGCCGTTCGGTCCCGATCCGGCGGCTTTCCCGCAGCGCGGTCTCGACCTGCGCCCGGTAGTCCGCGGATCCGTGCAGCTTGGGCAGGCGGGCGGCCGGGATCGGGAACTCGCGCAGGAAGGCGTCGGCGCTGTCGAAGGAGAACGGCCGCACGCGCCCCCAGTGCGGCGCCAGCGGCACCTGCGCCGCAGCGCCATTGGGCAAGGGCTGCCAACGGTTCGGGTCCACGCGGTCGATGGGCGTGTTCCCGGCGTTGACTGGCGCGTAGCCGGTGTAGTCGCAATAGGCCTTGACGGTGCTGGCGGGCTGGCAAGGGATCTGCCCCTTGTCGTTGGCGCCATCGTCGGCGCGTGCGGCGAGCACGGCCTCGGCGGCCGCCTGGCCGAGTTGTCGGGCGTCTGACTGCCAGGACTCTGTGGCCTGCGGCGCGGGGTCGAACTCGGCGAGCAGCGAATCGAAGCCACTGCGCCCCTTGGGCAGCAGGTCGAGCGCGCAGCGGTGCGCAGCGTGGCTCACCGCCAGCGTCTTGGCGGGCTCGCTGCGCTGGTCCGGCGGCCGGCGCTGTTCGCCCCGCAGGTTGAAATGCACCCCTGTGGCGCGCCGGTCGAATGCACTCCAGGCGTCATACATGCAGGTGTGGGCCACCGCCAGCATCCGCGACACCACCGGCGGCGAGGGCTTGGCCTCCTTGATGGCATCGAGCAATGCGGCATTCCAGCGCACGGCCAATGGATCGGCGGCGGGTGGCGCCGCCTGGCGGCGTGTCGGTGTGGCAGCGGCGGCGTCGGCCGGGCCGACCAGCGTCAGCGCGGCGGGCAGCAGGGCAAGCGCAAGGGCTGGAGCGAGGCAAGAATGGTGCATGGGCGCTTCCTTTCAGTGTTCCAGTCCAGCACGGCAGCACAGCGTAGTGCCCTGACCAGCGATTGCGACCTGACCTGGGTCATGCGCATCAACCGTGTGGCGGCCTCCCTCAGCGGGGAGGGCCCGGACTGACTTCACCGGTCCCCAGCACCAGCGTGAACACCGCACCTGCCGGCGGCCGTCCCTGGGTGTCGTGCTGCGGTCGGTTTGTGGCCAGCAGCTCGCCACCGTACCGCTCCAGCAACCCCCGGCTGATCCACAGCCCGAGCCCGTTCCCGTCCCGCTTGGTCGTGAAGAACGGCTGGAACAGCGCCGCCCGCGTCGCCTCGTCCAGCCCCGGCCCGGTGTCGGCCACGTCGATGCAGACCGCGCCGTCCGCGGCCTCGCGCACCGACAGCGTCAGCACCCGCTCCCGCCCCTGCGGCCCGGTATCGCCGGCCATCGCCTGCACCGCGTTCACCATCAGGTTGATCAGCACCTGCTGCAGCTCCTGCCGGTTGATCGCCACCGCCGGCGCGCTCCCCGCCACGCACTGGTTGTCCAGCCGCACCCGCTCCCGCTCCAGCAGATGCCGCACCAGCACCAGGCTGTCCTGCACCACCTCGGCCACGTCCAGCCGCTCGACATAGCCGGCGTACTCGTTCGGCCGCGCATACTGCAGCAGCTGCGTGACGATCAGCCGCATCCGCTCGACCTGCGCGTCGATCAGGCGGATCTCGTCCTGCACCGGCGTGGCGTGCGCGCCCAGCGTCAGGCGCATCAGGTCCAGGTTGCCCTGGATCACCGCGATCGGGTTGTTGATCTCGTGGGCGATGCTGGCGGTGAGCTGGCCGATGGCGGCGAGTTTCTCGCTGCGCACGAGCTGCTGCTGCGCGGCCTCCAGCGCGGCGGTGCGCTCGGCGACCTTGTGGTCCAGTGCGTCGCCCCAGTGCTGCAGGGCGCGGGTCTTGTCGTCCACGGTGTCGAGCAGGTGGTCCAGCGTTGCCGCCAGGCGGCCGATCTCGTCGGGCGGGGTGACCGGGCCGACACGGGCGGTGGCTTCGCCCGATTCGACACGGCGCATCGTGGCGGTCATCGCTTCCAGCGGGCGGAAGATGCGCCCCGCCGCCCGCAGCGACCACCACGCCGCGAGCAGCATCACCGCGAAGAACACCACCCCGATGCCCGCCAGCACGGCGTATTTCACCGCGACGAACGGCCGCTCCAGAAACCCGACGTAGAGCATCCCGACCCGCCGCCCGCCCGCGTCCGCCAGTGGCAGGTAGCCCGAGACGTACCAGTCCTTGACGACAAACGCCCGGCCCAGCCAGGTGTCGCCGCGCCCGAGCACCGCCTCGCGCACGATCGCCGACACGCGGGTGCCGATGGCCCGCTCCGCCGCCGGATCGCCGAACAGCCGCACGTTGGTGCTGACGCGCACGTCGTCGAGGAAGAGCGTGGCCGTGCCCTGGCTGCCGAAGGCGAGCGAGCCTTCGGGGTAGACGATCTCGTTGATGTGGTCGATGAAGCCGAGGTTGCGGTTCAGCAGCACGCCACCGCGCAGCCAGCCGAGCGTCTCGCCCGCCGCGCCGGTGACGCGGGCGTGGGCGACGAGGACGAGGCCGCGGTCCTCGGTGGTGCGGTCGGTGGGGGCGGCGCCGTCGGTGGCAACCAGTGCGATGCGCGACTGCTCGGACAGCCCTTGTGCCAGCGCGTCCAGTTGTGCCGCGGTCAGCACGGCCACCGAGGTGCTGTGGTCCGGCAGACCGGCCAGGCCCGCGGCGTCGGTGTCGGCCGCAGCACTGGCCGTGGCAGGTCGCCACTGGAGGAAATCCAGCCCGCGCTCGCGGCGCACCCGGGTCAGCAGGCCGTCGAGCGCGGCGGCCCGTTCGGGCGGCGCGATGGCCAGGGCGCGCTGCAGCCGGGCGGACTCGGCCACCGCCTGCGTGCCGCTGCCGACCTCGGCCAGCACGCGGTCGAAATAGCCCTGCGCTACGGCCAGGTCGCTGCGGATCTTGCCGATCAGCAGTCCGTCGATCGCCGTGTTCCCCCACAGCAGCAGGATCAGCCCCAGCAGCGGCAGCACGCCCAGCAGCGGCACCAGCGTGAGCGCAAGCAGCCGGTGGCGGATCGAGCGGGTCACGCGGACACTCCCCCGTCCGTCAGGCCGCCGCCCACTCGGCGACCCGCCGCTCCAGCGTGCGCCGCGAGATGCCCAGCAGCGCCGCTGCGCGGCCCTTGTCGCCGTCCACCGAGGCGAGCACGCTCAGGATGTGCTGCTTCTCCAGCGTCTGCAGGTCGGTGGTGGCCGGGGGCTGCGTGGTGATGCCCCGGGCCGGTTCCGTGCGCTCGACGGGTTCGGGCGCCTGGTACAGCGCCGTGACATTGAGCTTGCCGAGGATCAGCGAGCGCTCGACGAAGTTGCGCAGCTCGCGCACATTGCCCGGCCAGTCGTACTGGCGCAGGTAGGCGAGGTCCTCGTCGCTCAGGGCCAGCGGTGGGGCACCGAGCTGCGGTGCGAGCAGCTGCACGAAATGCGCGAACAGCAGCCCGAGGTCGTGCTTGTGCTCGCGCAGCGGGGGCAGGGCGATTTCCACCACCTGCAGCCGGTAGTACAGATCCTTGCGGAAGCGGCCTGCCGCGACCTCCTGCGACAGGTCGCGTGCGCTGGCGGCGACGATGCGCACGTCCACCGGGCTCTTCTGCTGGCTGCCCATCGGCCGCACCTGGCGTTCCTCC is a window from the Sphaerotilus montanus genome containing:
- a CDS encoding sensor histidine kinase, translating into MTRSIRHRLLALTLVPLLGVLPLLGLILLLWGNTAIDGLLIGKIRSDLAVAQGYFDRVLAEVGSGTQAVAESARLQRALAIAPPERAAALDGLLTRVRRERGLDFLQWRPATASAAADTDAAGLAGLPDHSTSVAVLTAAQLDALAQGLSEQSRIALVATDGAAPTDRTTEDRGLVLVAHARVTGAAGETLGWLRGGVLLNRNLGFIDHINEIVYPEGSLAFGSQGTATLFLDDVRVSTNVRLFGDPAAERAIGTRVSAIVREAVLGRGDTWLGRAFVVKDWYVSGYLPLADAGGRRVGMLYVGFLERPFVAVKYAVLAGIGVVFFAVMLLAAWWSLRAAGRIFRPLEAMTATMRRVESGEATARVGPVTPPDEIGRLAATLDHLLDTVDDKTRALQHWGDALDHKVAERTAALEAAQQQLVRSEKLAAIGQLTASIAHEINNPIAVIQGNLDLMRLTLGAHATPVQDEIRLIDAQVERMRLIVTQLLQYARPNEYAGYVERLDVAEVVQDSLVLVRHLLERERVRLDNQCVAGSAPAVAINRQELQQVLINLMVNAVQAMAGDTGPQGRERVLTLSVREAADGAVCIDVADTGPGLDEATRAALFQPFFTTKRDGNGLGLWISRGLLERYGGELLATNRPQHDTQGRPPAGAVFTLVLGTGEVSPGPPR
- a CDS encoding vanadium-dependent haloperoxidase; the protein is MHHSCLAPALALALLPAALTLVGPADAAAATPTRRQAAPPAADPLAVRWNAALLDAIKEAKPSPPVVSRMLAVAHTCMYDAWSAFDRRATGVHFNLRGEQRRPPDQRSEPAKTLAVSHAAHRCALDLLPKGRSGFDSLLAEFDPAPQATESWQSDARQLGQAAAEAVLAARADDGANDKGQIPCQPASTVKAYCDYTGYAPVNAGNTPIDRVDPNRWQPLPNGAAAQVPLAPHWGRVRPFSFDSADAFLREFPIPAARLPKLHGSADYRAQVETALRESRRIGTERHGNRKAIVEFWADGPFSYLPPGHFGELAHFVVRRDRLSLDASVKLFFVLHNASFDAGIVIWHLKYVHDYVRPITAVRHVMRGRTVLAWGGPDTPWDDRPHPVTGQPWGYNRELPGEEWLPYNPTNNPNHPLTPAFPEYVSGHSGFSAASAQALKMVTGSSRFGYEATYDPFAAAWKPTLVEAPELIGVHRWRYPSFVSAANQAGWSRRYGGIHFEDGDVVARSLGKRIGHRTWEKARYYFEGGDANPRCRALQRCQTRDRIPDGTAAWTDLR
- a CDS encoding branched-chain amino acid ABC transporter permease yields the protein MEIFGISSQALFGQLLLGLINGSFYAVLSLGLAVIFGLLNIINFSHGALYMIGAFVAWLGLEYFGINYWAALILSPLVVGVLGIVIERLLLKHLYKLDHLYGLLLTFGLALIGEGVFRNLYGSSGQSYPVPEILQGGVDLGFMFMPLYRGWVVVAALSVCAITWYLIERTRLGATLRAATERPELVQALGINVPVLVTVTYGAGVALAAFAGVLAAPVVQVNPLMGSNLIIVVFAVVVIGGMGSILGSIVTGLGLGIVEGLTKVVYPEASAVVIFVIMVVVLLLRPAGLFGKQA
- a CDS encoding ABC transporter substrate-binding protein produces the protein MTSKPALKTLFQAVGLALATIGAASAQVSDGVVKIGVLTDLSGVYSDVAGKGTVVATQMAIDDFNAKEKPSFKIEVVSADHQNKGDIAANKAREWFEQGKVDTVSELVTTSVALAVQKIAKEKNRIALISGAASTRVTNEDCNDVTVHWTYDTYAVANGTAKAVTKAGGKKWFFLTADYAFGHSLEKDAGDVVKANGGEVVGAVRHPFPGSDFSSFLLKAQSSGAQIIGLANAGGDTINSIKQAAEFGVTPKQQLAGLLMFITDVHSLGLKTTQSMYLTEGFYWNLNDDTRAWSKRFFDLHKRMPTMVQAGQYSSVMHYLKAVKAAGTDDTAKVMTQMKKTPVNDFFAKNGTIRDDGRMVHDMYLLQVKKPAESSTPWDYYHVRATIPAAEAFQPLSASKCPLVAKK
- a CDS encoding MaoC family dehydratase, which encodes MNDLNGHDVEDLSVGMTATFSKTITEADIVLFAGVSGDGNAIHTNEEFASQTPFKGRIAHGFLTASVISAAVANKLPGPGAIYLDQRLSFKAPVRPGDTVHATVRVKEVMPERGRVLLETTCTVRGIVVIDGEALIKVGSSAKRQAKAAASAAAVTG
- a CDS encoding branched-chain amino acid ABC transporter permease, whose amino-acid sequence is MKPVVASSKSQAGLMFGLLLVAGLVAPFVAYPTFLMKLLCFALFASAFNLLLGFAGLLSFGHAAFFGGAAYVCAWLVKEAGWSPELGLVAGTLVGGGLGAIFGWVAIRRAGIYFAMITLALAQLVFFLALQLPFTGGEDGLQGVPRGKLFGLVDLSDNTAMYYFVFAVFFAGFALIYRTVHSPFGQVLKAIRENEPRAISLGYQVERYKLVAFVISAAMAGLAGSMKALVFQLASLTDVHWHMSGEVVLMTLLGGLGTILGPGVGAAVIVALENELADKVGSWVTVIMGSIFVICVLAFRRGIVGELKALRERIN